The Prunus persica cultivar Lovell chromosome G8, Prunus_persica_NCBIv2, whole genome shotgun sequence genome includes a region encoding these proteins:
- the LOC109950766 gene encoding uncharacterized protein LOC109950766, which produces MGEKCLKIINFGGSLEGKNQTYQDELKKDDFVDIKIMLGYLFESLLAPKTPSSKKKATNFDLSKEWIEANRFLKFFDYIHIWNYEKFVSKLLGHPFLKSPQERLEWIDTVNNDRKDPSTQWDVLTVLGKVDFVVFASWKGGGFKEAFMKEVFDYNPSSYKDDVVSLLRYLRNLNHHFRDVKKCKRPTVEEADHAVRRHFDNFLEVLYVCWSCR; this is translated from the exons ATGGGTGAAAAGTGTTTGAAGATTATTAATTTTGGTGGTTCATTGGAGGGGAAAAATCAAACATATCAAGATGAGTTGAAAAAGGATGATTTTGTTGACATCAAAATCATGTTGGGATATTTGTTCGAGTCATTGCTAGCACCCAAAACTCCATCGTCGAAGAAAAAAGCAACGAATTTTGACCTTAGCAAAGAATGGATCGAGGCTAATaggtttttgaagttttttgaCTATATTCATATTTGGAA CTATGAAAAATTTGTCTCCAAATTGCTTGGCCATCCGTTTTTGAAGAGTCCCCAAGAAAGGTTGGAGTGGATTGACACGGTCAACAATGATAGGAAAGATCCTAGCACTCAATGGGATGTGCTGACTGTCTTGGGAAAAGTTGATTTTGTTGTATTTGCTTCTTGGAAAGGTGGTGGATTTAAAGAAGCTTTTATGAAGGAAGTTTTTGACTATAATCCTTCATCTTACAAGGATGATGTTGTTAGTCTGCTGCGATACCTGAGGAACTTGAATCATCACTTCAGGGATGTCAAAAAATGCAAACGTCCTACAGTTGAAGAGGCTGATCATGCAGTCCGAAGACATTTTGATAATTTCCTCGAAGTACTTTATGTGTGTTGGAGTTGTCGTTGA
- the LOC18768650 gene encoding uncharacterized protein LOC18768650 produces MASRQETVATFSWDQFDLLISKLEELRSTPSAAAELTPCRDVQDHAFLPSKLSEIQKSLVDWKKSTMEEFRLIRSSSTSPTPSETTVIDGSPNHPCLLMDRDHASMTVNQELRSVFLIVCFTKGKCRHAIYEVKFKHGGEVDMSGGEISALLKPTAKISHMVRSARIFNLSQIYLLTHDGDTPRDMSFGGYVFDTQDRKLDSSIPPTLERKRSGTVVSAYDGLYYLEATSSLITDPDPSFEKYDPVKKAWQQLPPFPFSNDLPTNVMGYAVCYGVILYSFWDLKKDFGLAAFHMGRGDWNRVKVDSSAYAPFRGRAVVVGEYIYALHVFEKDEIIGFSLRMDKDEDGGVAYSLSNVLTLRGLEIANPPLPFYEYKSDYLIHLGNQDLLHVKTGSIEEHRDVQHLCITTFQIVVREVGWHMIKTLHSSVLRADIEGRDWFFINFGFTPECGDYEPTERDYERVERHSAAS; encoded by the exons ATGGCTTCACGCCAAGAGACGGTAGCCACGTTTTCCTGGGATCAATTCGATTTGCTAATTTCAAAATTGGAGGAGCTTCGCAGCACCCCTTCCGCCGCTGCTGAGCTCACCCCTTGCCGAGATGTTCAGGACCATGCCTTTCTCCCGTCGAAGTTATCGGAGATCCAGAAATCTCTGGTCGATTGGAAGAAATCAACAATGGAGGAGTTTCGCCTAATACGCTCCAGTAGTACTAGCCCCACTCCATCCGAAACGACGGTGATTGACGGCAGTCCCAACCACCCATG CTTGCTCATGGATCGGGACCATGCATCAATGACTGTAAATCAAGAGCTTAGATCTGTGTTTCTAATTGTGTGTTTCACTAAGGGAAAATGCCGTCATGCCATATATGAAGTAAAATTCAAACATGGGGGAGAAGTTGATATGAGCGGAGGAGAGATATCCGCACTACTTAAACCTACAGCTAAGATTAGTCATATGGTTCGGAGTGCAAGAATTTTCAATCTGTctcaaatatatttacttacacATGACGGTGATACACCTCGCGATATGTCATTTGGAGGGTATGTATTTGATACGCAGGATAGGAAATTAGATTCATCAATACCTCCTACCTTAGAGCGTAAGCGGTCTGGAACAGTTGTGTCCGCATATGATGGACTCTATTATCTTGAAGCTACATCGTCTTTAATTACAGATCCAGATCCATCCTTTGAGAAGTACGATCCTGTTAAGAAGGCTTGGCAGCAACTGCCtccatttccattttctaATGACCTTCCTACGAACGTAATGGGTTATGCTGTATGTTATGGAGTTATTTTGTATTCATTTTGGGACCTAAAAAAAGACTTCGGCCTTGCTGCTTTTCACATGGGTAGAGGGGATTGGAATCGAGTGAAAGTTGACTCTTCTGCTTATGCTCCTTTCCGAGGGAGGGCCGTAGTTGTAGGTGAATATATCTATGCCTTACATGTGTTTGAGAAGGACGAGATTATAGGATTCTCCTTGAGGATGGACAAAGATGAGGATGGTGGTGTTGCATATTCACTAAGCAACGTGTTGACATTGCGCGGCCTGGAGATTGCAAATCCGCCATTGCCGTTTTATGAGTACAAGTCAGACTATTTGATTCATTTGGGGAACCAGGACTTATTACATGTTAAGACTGGCAGTATCGAAGAACATCGCGATGTTCAACATCTTTGTATCACCACGTTTCAAATTGTTGTTAGAGAAGTAGGATGGCATATGATCAAGACCTTACATTCAAGTGTTCTTCGTGCGGATATCGAGGGCCGTGATTGGTTCTTCATTAATTTCGGCTTCACTCC GGAGTGTGGGGATTATGAACCCACAGAAAGGGATTATGAACGTGTAGAAAGGCATAGTGCAGCTAGCTAG
- the LOC109950666 gene encoding uncharacterized protein LOC109950666 isoform X1 produces the protein MPMLTAPSTIVSSPLLPTAAPRKLSEKIICRAGDLQSTEKRLGAAFGASFIWPASLIYFSRSRSPSKRRKVMKKLQNKTCPIKQHATQNYPNFAILITASHY, from the exons ATGCCAATGTTGACTGCTCCAAGTACAATTGTTAGCTCGCCTCTATTGCCAACAG CTGCACCCAGAAAACTATCTGAGAAGATAATCTGCAGAGCAGGGGACTTGCAATCTACTGAG AAAAGGTTGGGAGCTGCTTTTGGAGCCTCATTTATTTGGCCTGCGAGCTTGATTTACTTCTCCAG GTCAAGATCTCcatcaaagagaagaaaagtcatgaagaaattgcaaaacaaaacctgCCCAATTAAACAGCATGCTACTCAAAACTATCcaaattttgctattttgaTAACTGCTTCCCACTATTAA
- the LOC109950666 gene encoding uncharacterized protein LOC109950666 isoform X2 has protein sequence MPMLTAPSTIVSSPLLPTAAPRKLSEKIICRAGDLQSTEVGSCFWSLIYLACELDLLLQVKISIKEKKSHEEIAKQNLPN, from the exons ATGCCAATGTTGACTGCTCCAAGTACAATTGTTAGCTCGCCTCTATTGCCAACAG CTGCACCCAGAAAACTATCTGAGAAGATAATCTGCAGAGCAGGGGACTTGCAATCTACTGAG GTTGGGAGCTGCTTTTGGAGCCTCATTTATTTGGCCTGCGAGCTTGATTTACTTCTCCAG GTCAAGATCTCcatcaaagagaagaaaagtcatgaagaaattgcaaaacaaaacctgCCCAATTAA
- the LOC18767157 gene encoding protein FAR-RED IMPAIRED RESPONSE 1 — protein MSEENDEVEIGETGLEKTMSPEETTQEPKVNMIFNTVDEVLDFYKKYANRVGFPMKKRSSKKGDFGELKYVTLSCSRSGIPQSTASNVLKPYPSIKCNCKAQLRAGICLDGRWKVNSVKLDHNHGLNPNNARYFRMNRAISSYMKRKIEVNDRAGIRVNKNYNSMVVEAGGHENMSFMEKDCRNYINKVRRLQLGEGDATAIQKYFLKMQAQNANFFYAIDLDESGRLRNVFWADSRSRAAYEEFGDAITFDTTYLTNKYDMPFAPFVGVNHHGHSILLGCGLISSEDTDTFVWLFKVWLACMSGLAPCGIITDQDRAMKNAIEIVFPNTRHRWCLWHIMKKLHEKLKSYKHYESIKFALENIVYDSLTNIEFEDRWKEMIEKYELQSNDWLRGLYDERRRWVPSFVKGSFWAGMSTTQRSESMNAFFDDHVNSKTTLKQFVEQYENALMTKVEKENQADYKSSSADIQCSTHYFMEKQAQGVYTIAKFKEFQNELTSKMYCEVVDTKEDGAFLKYQISEDMIIAGKKKSVNFTVIFHEFDSEVKCNCSKFEFRGILWRHAIYFLIKHKMDLIPDKYILRRWRKDVTRRHTKIKISYNESNATLEAHQCDKMQKTFDEIKELAADSEEKCVIVMAWMQKLKEQLSNHDNVCGSTQPIPKSPTGRSFDNCVNEISNSKKILTPLAVRSKGRPPFKRKQSKMEQIVRKRKEGEKKSTSQEKNTNKRKGMKEFQMVESDVPPTDKISCDIVGTQESILFTDSQNAQDSHGGMDDD, from the exons ATGagtgaagaaaatgatgagGTTGAGATTGGTGAGACTGGACTGGAAAAAACAATGAGCCCGGAAGAAACAACACAAGAACCTAAGgtaaatatgatttttaaCACAGTTGATGAGGTgcttgatttttataaaaaatatgcaaATCGAGTAGGTTTCCCAATGAAGAAGAGATCATCGAAGAAAGGAGATTTTGGGGAGTTGAAATATGTGACTTTATCATGTTCTCGATCAGGGATCCCGCAAAGTACTGCAAGCAATGTCTTGAAGCCATATCCAAGCATAAAATGCAATTGCAAGGCTCAACTAAGGGCAGGTATATGCTTGGATGGAAGGTGGAAAGTGAACTCGGTCAAACTTGATCATAATCACGGATTAAATCCAAACAATGCTCGATATTTTAGAATGAATCGTGCAATAAGTTCGTATATGAAAAGGAAGATTGAAGTGAATGATAGAGCTGGAATAAGAGTAAATAAGAATTATAATTCAATGGTAGTTGAAGCCGGAGGGCATGAGAATATGTCATTCATGGAAAAGGACTGTAGAAATTACATTAACAAAGTTAGAAGATTACAACTTGGGGAAGGAGATGCAACTGCAATTCAAAAGTATTTCTTGAAGATGCAAGCTCAAAATGCAAATTTCTTTTATGCAATTGATCTAGATGAAAGTGGTCGGTTACGAAATGTGTTTTGGGCAGATTCTAGGAGTAGGGCAGCATATGAGGAATTTGGTGATGCCATTACATTTGACACGACATACTTGACAAATAAGTATGACATGCCATTTGCTCCATTTGTAGGTGTTAATCATCACGGGCATTCAATTTTGCTTGGATGTGGACTGATTTCAAGTGAAGATACTGATACATTTGTTTGGCTATTTAAAGTGTGGCTGGCATGCATGTCTGGGCTTGCTCCATGTGGGATAATTACTGATCAAGACAGGGCCATGAAAAATGCTATTGAGATTGTCTTTCCTAACACTAGGCATCGTTGGTGCTTATGGCATATAATGAAGAAGCTTCATGAAAAGCTTAAGAGTTATAAACACTATGAATCTATTAAATTTGCCTTGGAGAACATTGTGTATGATTCATTGACCAATATTGAGTTTGAAGATCGTTGGAAAGAGATGATTGAGAAGTATGAGTTACAGAGTAATGATTGGTTACGAGGCCTATATGATGAAAGACGTCGTTGGGTGCCAAGCTTTGTGAAAGGAAGTTTTTGGGCGGGCATGTCTACCACACAACGAAGTGAGAGTATGAATGCATTTTTTGATGACCATGTAAATTCTAAGACTACCTTGAAGCAATTTGTGGAACAATATGAAAATGCATTGATGACTAAGGTAGAAAAAGAGAACCAAGCAGATTATAAGTCTTCCTCTGCAGATATCCAATGTAGCACCCATTACTTTATGGAGAAACAAGCTCAAGGTGTTTACACTATTGCAAAATTCAAGGAGTTCCAAAATGAATTAACAAGTAAAATGTATTGTGAGGTAGTTGATACCAAGGAAGATGGTGCGTTTTTAAAGTATCAGATATCTGAAGATATGATAATTgcggggaaaaaaaagagtgtaaACTTTACAGTTATATTCCATGAATTTGACAGCGAAGTTAAGTGCAATTGTTCCAAGTTTGAGTTTAGGGGAATACTATGGAGACATGCCATTTATTTCTTGATTAAGCATAAGATGGATTTAATTCCAGATAAATACATCTTGCGAAGATGGAGGAAAGATGTGACAAGACGTCACACAAAGATTAAAATTAGCTATAATGAGTCAAATGCCACACTTGAAGCACATCAGTGTGATAAGATGCAGAAGACCTTTGATGAGATTAAGGAGTTGGCAGCTGATTCTGAAGAAAAGTGTGTGATTGTGATGGCTTGGATGCAGAAACTAAAGGAGCAATTGTCTAACCATGACAACGTTTGTGGGAGTACTCAACCAATTCCCAAGTCACCAACTGGTAGGAGCTTTGACAATTGTGttaatgaaatttcaaattcgAAGAAGATACTTACCCCGTTAGCAGTCAGAAGCAAAGGTCGACCACCATTTAAAAGGAAGCAATCTAAAATGGAACAAATTgttagaaagagaaaagaaggagaaaagaagAGCACATCTcaagaaaaaaatactaataaaagaaaaggaatgaAG GAGTTCCAGATGGTAGAAAGTGATGTTCCACCCACTGACAAAATTAGTTGTGATATAGTTGGAACACAAGAGAGTATTCTTTTTACT GATTCTCAAAATGCACAGGATAGTCATGGTGGTATGGATGATGATTAA